In a genomic window of Pangasianodon hypophthalmus isolate fPanHyp1 chromosome 1, fPanHyp1.pri, whole genome shotgun sequence:
- the cacng6b gene encoding voltage-dependent calcium channel gamma-6 subunit — MWSNFFMQQEEDARMGGHVGTGAGAGGGGGRSKNRARSSHMSESQEGKIKMAFFVAIVGVTLTVLGLGTEFWVELAQPKHFQNSQSCQMVHYGLWKACTRTLWVSDIDPERESCGPAELPGESNCTYFKFYTSGENAVIFKKTTDKNLSLASAMLALFSLFLMVMGSVCIIMSLTKNVPFLLKPASVCFLISGILILLSIIVFHQSVLALLASDHSVPLHYELSWSVACVGSAGAILLVGGILFLLLSLPFNPFKKCIMHQNSSA; from the exons ATGTGGTCTAACTTTTTCATGCAGCAGGAAGAGGATGCTCGAATGGGTGGGCATGTGGGAACTGGGGCCGGGGCTGGGGGAGGGGGTGGGCGCAGTAAAAACAGAGCCAGGTCCTCACACATGAGTGAAAGTCAAGAGGGCAAGATCAAGATGGCATTTTTTGTGGCTATCGTGGGTGTGACTCTGACCGTGCTGGGCCTGGGCACAGAGTTCTGGGTAGAACTGGCACAGCCCAAACACTTCCAAAATAGCCAGTCATGTCAGATGGTGCACTACGGCCTGTGGAAGGCCTGCACCCGCACACTCTGGGTGTCCGACATTGAcccggagagagagagctgcggCCCTGCAGAGCTGCCTGGAG aatcTAACTGCACATACTTTAAGTTCTACACTTCGGGAGAAAATGCAgtcatttttaagaaaacaaCAGATAAAA ATTTAAGTCTGGCATCAGCGATGCTGGCACTGTTCAGTTTGTTTCTAATGGTGATGGGCTCCGTGTGTATTATCATGTCTCTCACGAAGAATGTACCCTTCCTCCTCAAGCCTGCTTCTGTCTGCTTCCTCATCTCAG GGATCCTGATCCTGCTGTCCATCATAGTTTTCCACCAATCGGTACTGGCATTGCTGGCGAGTGATCACAGTGTCCCTCTGCATTATGAGCTGTCCTGGTCAGTGGCGTGTGTAGGCTCGGCCGGGGCCATCCTTCTTGTTGGCGGCATTCTCTtcctgttgctttctttacccTTCAATCCTTTCAAGAAATGCATAATGCACCAGAACAGCAGTGCCTAG